In Bradyrhizobium guangdongense, the sequence AAATTTTGAAAGATGCGGTGCATCGCTGCCAAGCAAGCCGTGCATGGTGCGAGAGCAGAGATCTCGCCCAATTCGTTGATCGTGCCCAACAAGTGACCAAAGAGCCGCGCTTCGCGGCCGGTGAAGTCAAGGCAAACCCTCTTGTACCAAACACCACAACGTCGTGCCTCGTACAGTTTGTCTTTGCCTATTCTCATAACGCCCCCGGCATTTTGTGCCGAAATCGCAGCCGTCACCCCCAAAGCGCCGAATGTGATGCGGCTACGGGAACAAACGCGAGTTGTTTCAATGCTCCGGACCAGACTACGAATCTGAGGTCGGACGTCGTTCCGGGCGCGCCATTCGGCTTTGTTTTCATTAGATTTTCTTGGCGCCGGCTGAGCGCGTTACCGAGCGTTACCGTAAAACGCTCATGGTGTCTGGCGGGGCGTTGCGGTTTCCAACATTGACTTGCACCGTCGCAGTCGTTCCGACGATCAGGCGATCGACATCTTTGCGCGGGATGCGGACCCGAACCGGAATGCGCTGGGCGAGCCTGACCCAGGAGAACGATGGATTGACGCTGGCGAGCAGGCTGGACCCCAAACTTCGATCGCGGTCCTCGATTCCGCCAGCGATACTCTCGACCCGACCGCTCAGCGTCGTTCCGCTCATCAGCTTCACGTCAACGGCGTCACCAAGGTGGATCCGCGGGATCTTGGTCTCCTCGAAATAACCTTCGACACGCACGGTGTCGATGTCGATCAGCGCCATGATGCCGCGCCCGGCGGCGAGATAGGTGCCGGGCCGTAAATCGAAATTGGTCACGCGGCCGTTCGCGGGTGCCCGGATTTCGGATCGATCGAGATCGAGCCGCGCGATCTGAAGGTCGGCCACGGCCTGACCATAAAGCGCCTTGGCTTGCAAATCCGTAGCCCGGATCGTCTCGCGCTGTTGC encodes:
- a CDS encoding efflux RND transporter periplasmic adaptor subunit, whose translation is MTTMSSMFPRMMLTVLMVSVAAPVGIGMWEHYEAAPWTRDGRVRADIIAVAADVSGLVDEVLVRDNQVVRKGDILLRLNPDRFRLAVQQAEASLANREAAAEKAASDRARYEKLSEGVVSQQQRETIRATDLQAKALYGQAVADLQIARLDLDRSEIRAPANGRVTNFDLRPGTYLAAGRGIMALIDIDTVRVEGYFEETKIPRIHLGDAVDVKLMSGTTLSGRVESIAGGIEDRDRSLGSSLLASVNPSFSWVRLAQRIPVRVRIPRKDVDRLIVGTTATVQVNVGNRNAPPDTMSVLR